From the genome of Melitaea cinxia chromosome 12, ilMelCinx1.1, whole genome shotgun sequence, one region includes:
- the LOC123658290 gene encoding uncharacterized protein LOC123658290, with the protein MNNNKIKNPDIDIKVKREAAILQFAAGVCTANFLFFSSHVTRTASWLPPVENWPVKEGDSPQEDDLPYGWEQALDSRGKSYYINHVNKTTTYVAPEGLSCESPPAPRDVVLERDPELGFGFVAGSEKPVLVRFVTDNSPSVGKLEPGDQILGVNGEDVSTAAREHVISAVRACTERVTLRVCQPARSGNLARRSAFLSAAKRAKLRARPPRVRFADSVQLNGAPMYPPSAFSLGDLCLPPMANVLKVFLENGQTKSFKYDTTTTVADVVTSLKDKLCIIAEEHFSLVVEHVKSLRRNKLTLLDPKESLARIAARPGSHKMRCLFRVVFMPSSAAELAQRDLAALDYLYLQCCNDVAQDRFAPELQPDVALRLAALHIHQHALAHNLSPAKLTVKAVEREFGLERFVPSSLLESMKRKELRRLVAHFLKLNAQMTGSQRHLTQLQAKLHYLDTVAGLPSYGAKCFSSSRPERVLLVSPRFGLSQIVGRSNSVPQSIASLEEVEGVRVKSEWSGSADVAVFLRRDRVLALLMDERDAAEMPLVIAGYYRLATGQELNIELEREPITEDIAPPYLSQHNVVPAKWSYLHYDDPLLIAKKHFAIFSMPPPYHSTPDQSKTSLDTNMNTSIANRNHSNSSSPVVGYGQKQGVVSQDVNFEKCKKNENFRLFDPNDACYLDDGMGFDLQSVLSMELLENASNPRIVEAKNEEVLRRVAEMQKLVENSEQYLTENCDVYNDIDYNGVLRDELVGKESCVDNLESDTESINSRMSAADDAPGILKHSDSLLLLTETINQGLNGLSVAETEKEYSGNDLTKRESQGLSAILNNCGLTDALLALNNDVAYSESDNDSSYTPTSSPIRKHQTKATNKIVRTSFGLHSPDATLDTKESNLKEYLKQLREKSNREETAAEFPFYYQGNIVENDPELIDLTLIPPPQTPDELDCATQVPQILPVVPPSFADDKDTEEENVPKSCELEEFIANVTIQPPTVKITPAIELTPEEIMSYIIPPPPGSNSSTLDRDQVSYVNQSVCETKNEHNTTPIDVKPSNGDVTRGILSVSEIRSMFAAKGLSDARNSLLLKDKNKCQTKSDSPKSKRKSFSGEKQANGNAHVIEYPTVERKGMFSCCSKDKNKSDDSNDETEKIEGHIQNSDSMPDVCEIRPPPRRKSTEIKKPPERPPKTPPVPAPRPRSNSFTCPNNELSAVEITNNHFSTLNNRKLNYKVVCEINEGIHKPPQLPPRTESKVLPPPPPILLPPKKPPLPPVPSIEVLRMKNAQKLSPMRATERLASIGSPHFQRNLNTYRNLENESRLTDDESQSTKSAQNYSSMTLQNRHVRSHSETKNTILKNKDMSTALSLCSPQMNRRFSNRPDLLNGAPVHDKMFSPPLCERKAMRRDSASPTGKVQNHVRFKEDVIDDIPTPPSPPTVKFPEFQANNGHVSIENLLCKTEVAVDGLLQRLHQVAQKCSHQHAHGGGEDIDEVKFQRARTELTSCAVSLVGASRTLVGALGAARAGPPALAAPPALADCLAPLRRLADLAQALGRHTSSPLQTRNLVLRVHDVTAAFKDLAGAEMAQIIHDHNTKVNQNQGQDTSSTLEGQLALRAECLANVLATLLRSLRVFSP; encoded by the exons tttttgtttttttccagTCACGTCACAAGAACAGCGAGCTGGCTACCTCCAGTCGAGAACTGGCCAGTGAAGGAAGGTGACAGCCCACAGGAGGACGATTTGCCATATGGCTGGGAGCAGGCACTGGATAGCCGGGGGAAGAGTTACTACATTAA TCATGTAAACAAGACCACAACATACGTGGCTCCAGAAGGCTTGTCATGCGAGTCGCCGCCAGCTCCTCGTGACGTGGTACTGGAAAGAGATCCCGAACTTGGGTTTGGGTTCGTCGCTGGCTCAGAAAAACCGGTTCTTGTTCGATTCGTCACGGATAACTCGCCGAGTGTTGGGAAG cttGAACCTGGAGATCAGATCTTAGGCGTCAATGGAGAAGACGTCAGTACCGCTGCGCGTGAGCACGTCATTTCCGCAGTACGCGCATGCACAGAACGCGTCACGTTACGAGTATGCCAACCCGCCAGGAGTGGGAACTTGGCGAGGAGATCCGCGTTCTTATCAGCCGCTAAACGAGCCAAGCTAAGGGCTAGACCTCCGAGGGTCAGATTTGCGGATTCTGTTCAGCTAAATGGAGCACCTATGTATCCT ccGTCTGCATTTTCACTCGGCGATCTCTGTCTACCGCCGATGGCGAATGTCCTCAAGGTCTTTCTAGAGAACGGTCAAACTAAATCCTTCAAATATGACACGACCACGACCGTTGCGGACGTGGTCACCAGTTTGAAGGACAAGCTTTGTATCATCGCTGAAGAACATTTCAGTCTAGTTGTCGAACATGTCAAGAGTTTGAGGAGAAATAAGCTGACCTTACTGGATCCCAAGGAGTCTTTGGCCAGG ATCGCAGCACGACCTGGCTCACACAAGATGCGCTGTTTATTCCGTGTCGTATTCATGCCTTCTTCAGCGGCTGAACTCGCTCAACGTGATTTAGCAGCGCTGGACTACTTGTACCTACAGTGCTGCAACGATGTAGCTCAAGATCGCTTCGCTCCAGAACTGCAGCCGGATGTAGCGCTGCGGCTTGCTGCGTTGCACATACATCAGCATGCGTTGGCTCACAACCTGTCACCGGCTAAGCTCACTGTGAAGGCTGTTGA gAGAGAATTCGGCTTAGAAAGATTCGTACCGAGCAGTTTGCTGGAAAGTATGAAGCGCAAAGAGTTGCGGCGACTTGTGGCACATTTCCTTAAACTGAACGCGCAGATGACAGGTAGCCAGCGACATCTCACACAATTGCAG gCGAAGCTTCATTACCTTGATACCGTGGCTGGACTACCAAGCTACGGAGCAAAGTGCTTCAGCAGCAGTCGACCGGAGCGTGTTTTGTTGGTATCTCCTCGGTTTGGACTTAGTCAGATAGTGGGCAGAAGTAATTCTGTG CCGCAGTCCATCGCATCTCTAGAGGAGGTGGAGGGCGTGCGGGTGAAGAGCGAGTGGTCGGGCAGCGCGGACGTGGCGGTGTTCCTGCGGCGCGACCGCGTGCTGGCGCTGCTCATGGACGAGCGCGACGCCGCCGAGATGCCGCTCGTCATCGCCGG TTACTACCGCCTTGCGACAGGGCAGGAACTGAACATTGAACTCGAGCGAGAACCGATTACTGAAGATATTG ctCCACCGTACTTGTCACAGCACAACGTAGTACCAGCGAAATGGAGCTACTTGCACTATGACGATCCCTTACTAATTGCTAAGAAGCACTTCGCCATATTCAGTATGCCGCCGCCTTATCATTCCACTCCAGATCAGTCTAAGACTAGCCTGGATACGAATATGAACACCAGTATAGCGAACAGGAACCACAGTAATAGTTCCAGTCCTGTAGTTGGGTATGGACAGAAACAAGGTGTTGTTAGTCAAGATGTTAACTTTGAAAAGTGTAAGAAAAACGAAAATTTTCGACTTTTCGATCCAAACGATGCTTGCTATCTGGACGATGGTATGGGCTTTGATCTACAAAGCGTCCTATCAATGGAACTGCTCGAAAATGCAAGCAATCCACGTATCGTTGAAGCGAAGAACGAAGAGGTACTAAGAAGAGTTGCAGAAATGCAAAAATTAGTTGAGAATTCTGAACAGTATTTGACTGAAAATTGTGATGTTTATAATGATATTGATTATAATGGTGTGCTTAGAGATGAACTAGTCGGTAAAGAATCGTGTGTAGATAATTTAGAAAGTGATACTGAATCTATTAATAGTAGAATGTCAGCTGCAGATGATGCACCGGGTATTCTAAAGCATAGTGATTCTCTGTTACTCTTAACTGAAACAATAAATCAGGGACTAAATGGTTTATCTGTAGCTGAAACCGAAAAAGAGTATAGCGGAAATGATTTGACGAAGCGAGAATCTCAAGGACTCAGTGCAATCCTTAATAACTGTGGCCTCACCGACGCTTTACTAGCTCTTAATAATGACGTTGCATATTCCGAGAGTGATAATGATTCTTCATATACACCTACAAGTAGTCCCATAAGAAAACATCAAACTAAAGctactaataaaatagtaaGAACCAGCTTTGGTCTGCATAGTCCTGATGCTACTTTAGATACTAaagaatcaaatttaaaagaatatttaaagcaGCTAAGAGAAAAGAGTAATAGAGAAGAAACCGCTGCTGAGTTCCCGTTTTATTATCAGGGAAATATAGTAGAAAACGACCCAGAGCTTATAGATTTAACATTGATACCTCCACCACAAACTCCCGATGAGTTAGACTGTGCTACACAAGTGCCTCAAATTTTACCAGTTGTACCACCTTCTTTTGCCGATGATAAGGATACAGAAGAAGAGAACGTGCCCAAAAGCTGTGAACTAGAAGAATTCATAGCAAATGTGACTATTCAACCACCTACCGTCAAAATAACACCAGCGATAGAACTGACTCCAGAAGAAATCATGTCATATATTATTCCTCCACCACCAGGATCGAATTCATCGACTTTAGATAGAGATCAAGTTAGTTATGTTAACCAAAGTGTATGTGAAACGAAAAACGAACACAATACAACCCCTATCGACGTAAAACCGTCAAATGGCGACGTCACAAGAGGAATACTCAGTGTTAGTGAAATCAGGAGCATGTTTGCGGCAAAAGGTTTAAGCGACGCCAGAAATAGTTTGTtattaaaagacaaaaataaatgtcagACTAAATCCGATTCGCCGAAGAGTAAAAGAAAAAGCTTTTCAGGCGAAAAACAAGCAAATGGAAACGCACACGTTATAGAGTACCCAACTGTCGAGCGGAAAGGTATGTTCTCGTGTTGTAGTaaggataaaaataaaagcgaCGATAGCAATGACGAAACCGAAAAAATCGAAGGTCACATACAAAACTCCGATTCCATGCCCGACGTCTGTGAAATTCGACCGCCTCCCCGAAGAAAAAGCACTGAAATCAAGAAACCACCCGAACGTCCTCCTAAAACGCCCCCCGTCCCGGCACCTCGACCCAGGTCGAATTCCTTCACGTGCCCTAATAATGAATTAAGTGCTGTCGAAATCACGAACAACCATTTTAGTACTTtgaataatagaaaattaaattacaaggTTGTGTGTGAAATAAATGAGGGTATCCACAAACCTCCTCAGCTACCACCAAGAACGGAAAGCAAAGTTCTTCCTCCTCCACCACCTATATTGTTACCACCTAAGAAACCTCCACTGCCCCCGGTTCCAAGTATCGAAGTCTTGCGTATGAAAAATGCTCAAAAACTGTCGCCTATGCGTGCCACCGAGCGGCTGGCCAGTATCGGATCACCGCACTTCCAAAGAAACCTTAACACTTACCGTAACCTCGAAAACGAAAGCAGATTAACAGACGACGAATCACAGAGCACGAAATCAGCACAAAACTACAGTTCAATGACGTTGCAAAATCGACACGTGCGCTCTCACTCCGAAACTAAAAACACGATATTGAAGAATAAAGATATGTCCACAGCCTTATCGCTATGCTCACCACAGATGAATCGACGCTTCAGTAACAGGCCTGATTTATTAAACGGTGCGCCAGTTCATGACAAAATGTTCAGTCCTCCTTTATGCGAAAGAAAGGCAATGAGGAGGGACAGTGCGAGTCCCACAGGGAAAGTCCAGAACCATGTCAGATTCAAAGAGGATGTAATTGACGATATTCCCACTCCTCCTTCACCCCCTACGGTGAAGTTTCCGGAGTTCCAAGCGAATAATGGGCATGTGTCAATCGAGAACCTGCTATGCAAGACAGAGGTAGCTGTTGACGGCTTGCTCCAGAGGCTGCACCAGGTCGCTCAGAAGTGTTCGCATCAACACGCGCACGGTGGAGGGGAGGATATCGATGAAGTTAAGTTCCAG CGCGCCCGCACCGAGCTGACGTCGTGCGCCGTGTCGCTGGTGGGCGCGTCCCGCACGCTGGTGGGCGCGCTGGGCGCCGCCCGCGCCGGCCCGCCCGCCCTCGCCGCCCCGCCCGCCCTCGCCGACTGCCTCGCGCCGCTGCGTCGCCTGGCCGACCTGGCACAG GCACTTGGAAGACATACATCATCTCCTCTTCAAACCAGAAATTTGGTCCTTCGAGTGCATGATGTCACAGCAGCCTTCAAAGACTTAGCTGGCGCTGAAATGGCGCAAATTATCCACGACCACAACACAAAAGTTAACCAAAACCAAGGTCAGGACACGAGTTCAACTCTGGAAGGTCAACTAGCGTTAAGAGCTGAATGCCTTGCTAATGTACTGGCGACACTACTCAGGAGTCTTCGAGTATTCTCTCCATAA